The Poseidonibacter lekithochrous region TTGCAATAGGGCTATTTGCACTTAGTGGAGCAGTTACAAATACGCTTGCAATTCACATGCTTTTTGAAAAAGTACCGTATCTTTATGGGTCTGGGGTTATTGAGAGAAAGTTTGGGGCTTTTAAACAATCAATCCATAACTTACTTATGAATCAGTTTTTTACACCTGAGAACTTAAAAAAGTTTTTTCAAGATGAGGTTGACAGTGCTAAGAGTAAAATTGATTTTGAAAAAGTATTAAACAAAACAGATTTTGAACCAGCTTATGATTCATTAAAAAGTGCAGTAATGGAATCATCATTTGGTGGAATGCTTGGTATGTTTGGTGGAGAGGCTGCATTAGAGCCTTTAAAAGAACCATTTACTAAAAAACTTCAAGCTTCTATTATTGAGATTTCAAATAGTGATTCTTTTCAAGCAGTATTATCTGAGTCATTAAAATCAGATGATTTAAGTGAAGATATTCATAAAAAACTATCA contains the following coding sequences:
- a CDS encoding DUF445 domain-containing protein encodes the protein MNKSDITNILTVLIMAYGYSNGNDTIFAIGLFALSGAVTNTLAIHMLFEKVPYLYGSGVIERKFGAFKQSIHNLLMNQFFTPENLKKFFQDEVDSAKSKIDFEKVLNKTDFEPAYDSLKSAVMESSFGGMLGMFGGEAALEPLKEPFTKKLQASIIEISNSDSFQAVLSESLKSDDLSEDIHKKLSSIVNKRLDELTPIMIKEMIQKIIREHLGWLVVWGAVFGGLIGFVSTFL